One Desulfurispora thermophila DSM 16022 DNA segment encodes these proteins:
- a CDS encoding DUF6582 domain-containing protein, with the protein MSDEREKLRKEAEARAKKYGISFKEGKGHLTPPKGYPSDPDQYGDPVNYAYPIDEGHIRPAVAYFNHEGQREAGGYTPEEWAVIGKRIASAASRLLGGKYEYKNGKVVRVDDEGKKLAEQGLLKIPFFRLGRWKHPIYGEIKADRQLFAQMVKNFKEGVLGRPVFVRLGHDAGHKATFGDAPAEAWVKDIVEENGVLYAIAEPTSPEVLEMVKTGRYRFASAEYTPDYVDKETGERKGPVLTAIALTNEPFLTRLPEARVLSDPPDTIYLDYAEVDNEVETKELLQENNSLLRQLAEQIGKLFGGKKEDKNLQDDVKVNLAEIEAMKQKLAETEARLKAAEAQTRKVEIEKRLSELVAKGIPPVMCNKAKEILLALPADETIKLAEDKTAKLSDLIFELLEALPESSRIKFAQLGAQESVKPGSAAEIYGDVVPELKKGADK; encoded by the coding sequence GTGAGCGACGAGCGGGAAAAACTGCGCAAGGAAGCCGAGGCCCGGGCCAAGAAATACGGCATCTCCTTTAAAGAGGGCAAAGGTCACCTTACGCCGCCCAAGGGCTACCCAAGTGACCCGGACCAATACGGCGACCCGGTTAACTACGCTTACCCGATAGATGAGGGCCACATCAGACCAGCAGTTGCTTACTTCAACCACGAAGGTCAGCGGGAAGCCGGCGGCTATACTCCCGAGGAGTGGGCCGTCATTGGCAAACGCATCGCTTCTGCGGCTTCGCGACTGCTCGGGGGAAAATACGAGTACAAAAACGGCAAGGTTGTCCGGGTTGATGATGAGGGTAAAAAGCTGGCCGAGCAAGGGCTGCTGAAGATACCCTTCTTCCGTCTTGGTAGGTGGAAACATCCTATCTACGGCGAGATAAAAGCCGATAGGCAGCTTTTTGCCCAGATGGTCAAGAACTTCAAAGAAGGGGTACTTGGACGCCCCGTATTCGTGCGGCTTGGACATGATGCTGGACACAAGGCCACGTTTGGGGATGCGCCGGCGGAAGCTTGGGTTAAGGACATCGTGGAAGAAAACGGCGTGCTCTATGCCATAGCCGAGCCCACTTCGCCGGAAGTGCTGGAAATGGTCAAGACTGGCCGCTATCGCTTTGCCAGCGCCGAGTATACCCCGGACTATGTGGACAAGGAGACCGGGGAGCGTAAGGGCCCGGTGCTCACCGCGATAGCCCTGACTAATGAGCCGTTTTTGACAAGGTTACCCGAGGCGAGGGTTCTATCCGACCCGCCTGACACTATTTACCTTGACTATGCGGAGGTGGATAACGAAGTGGAAACTAAAGAACTTTTACAGGAGAACAACAGCCTTTTGAGGCAGCTCGCCGAGCAGATTGGTAAACTGTTTGGTGGCAAAAAGGAGGATAAGAATTTGCAGGACGATGTGAAGGTTAACCTTGCGGAAATCGAGGCTATGAAGCAGAAGTTGGCCGAAACTGAGGCGAGGTTGAAGGCTGCCGAAGCCCAGACCAGAAAGGTGGAAATCGAAAAGCGCCTTTCCGAGCTTGTGGCGAAGGGTATCCCGCCCGTGATGTGCAACAAGGCTAAGGAGATATTACTCGCCTTGCCGGCTGACGAGACCATTAAGCTTGCCGAAGACAAGACTGCTAAACTCTCTGACCTTATCTTTGAGCTACTGGAAGCTTTGCCGGAGAGCAGCAGGATAAAGTTTGCCCAGTTAGGCGCTCAGGAGAGCGTAAAACCTGGTAGCGCCGCCGAAATCTACGGCGATGTAGTTCCAGAACTGAAGAAAGGAGCTGATAAGTAA
- a CDS encoding major capsid protein: protein MPELTALEFTVLTELAKTFENFDTTVGQFFPSRNVPNYSVKIERVYNGVGIAPIVDPKKPDFFADRANVQSMDVTPVYSRESDYLDQNTINNLRQPGTLNEKYGKQIVADTMKRLVARNDLLFDFLRSQMLLGGINYTDPRTEQTVNVSAGIPAEHFVTASTAWTDLANAKPIDDIEDWKQLIYNNGKVQPTHIIMTSVMRSKLSRNAQVIARGESARDTGFVVFQNGELARIAGLEVVVQDAVYEELTPATVPTATVKVTATTINEGDTIELIIGGVSSGVYTAVAGDTANKVAINLANFINGNPFMPVRATVSSATITLTPKEPKKDQSIEITKSGNISATITGSPIVITGQGLVKTVKKMIPDNKVVICCKAAAGEPLGRTDFVIGEHPAGQPGIWSRSVETQPPNPPGVLLQVGRAGLPYVRYPEWIVVATVAA from the coding sequence ATGCCCGAACTCACTGCTCTTGAGTTTACTGTCTTAACCGAGCTTGCTAAGACTTTTGAGAACTTTGATACCACGGTTGGGCAGTTTTTCCCTAGCCGCAACGTGCCTAACTACAGCGTGAAGATTGAGAGAGTCTACAACGGAGTGGGCATTGCTCCTATCGTGGACCCTAAGAAACCTGATTTCTTTGCAGATAGGGCTAACGTCCAATCGATGGATGTGACCCCGGTCTATAGCCGTGAATCTGACTACCTGGACCAGAACACCATCAACAACCTGCGTCAGCCCGGAACCTTAAACGAGAAGTATGGCAAGCAAATTGTGGCCGATACCATGAAGCGCCTGGTGGCCAGGAACGACCTGCTTTTTGACTTCCTTCGCAGCCAGATGCTTCTTGGGGGTATTAACTACACTGACCCGAGAACTGAGCAAACGGTCAACGTCTCGGCAGGCATTCCGGCTGAACACTTTGTGACTGCTTCTACTGCTTGGACCGACCTGGCCAATGCTAAGCCAATCGACGACATCGAGGATTGGAAGCAGCTCATTTACAACAATGGTAAGGTCCAGCCAACCCATATCATCATGACTTCTGTAATGCGCTCTAAGCTCAGCCGCAACGCCCAGGTGATTGCTCGCGGTGAATCGGCAAGAGATACCGGCTTTGTGGTGTTTCAAAACGGGGAGCTCGCCAGGATTGCAGGGCTAGAAGTTGTAGTACAGGACGCCGTTTACGAGGAGCTCACTCCTGCTACCGTGCCGACTGCGACTGTGAAGGTAACCGCAACGACCATCAATGAAGGCGACACTATCGAGCTTATCATTGGCGGCGTGAGCAGCGGGGTTTATACTGCGGTGGCCGGGGATACAGCAAATAAAGTAGCTATTAACCTTGCGAACTTTATAAATGGTAATCCTTTCATGCCAGTAAGAGCCACTGTATCCAGCGCTACTATTACCCTGACTCCGAAAGAGCCGAAGAAAGACCAGAGCATTGAGATTACCAAGAGCGGAAATATCAGCGCTACCATTACCGGTTCGCCCATTGTAATTACCGGCCAAGGGCTTGTTAAGACTGTCAAGAAGATGATTCCCGACAACAAGGTGGTCATATGCTGCAAAGCGGCTGCCGGCGAGCCTCTTGGCCGCACCGACTTCGTGATTGGCGAGCATCCCGCTGGCCAGCCAGGTATCTGGAGCCGCTCGGTGGAGACCCAGCCGCCCAACCCGCCCGGCGTGCTCTTGCAGGTGGGCCGTGCTGGACTGCCTTACGTGAGGTATCCTGAGTGGATTGTGGTGGCTACCGTTGCGGCTTAA
- a CDS encoding phage protein Gp36 family protein, which translates to MYCSPDNVRKLTQLLANEPDEAIIPYIEKAGARIDAYLSKRYVVPLASTPPIIASIAADMAASFILDEHTTERFKDQTTYGEVLFKRAQQDLERIVADGLLDNYPGVVLAEGVSPGVRPCIASTTKGPSPLEEVLGQW; encoded by the coding sequence ATGTACTGCTCGCCAGATAACGTGCGAAAGCTGACGCAGCTATTGGCTAACGAACCGGATGAGGCGATAATCCCGTATATCGAAAAGGCAGGGGCACGCATAGACGCATACCTTTCCAAGCGCTATGTTGTGCCCCTCGCTTCTACCCCGCCGATTATTGCTTCCATTGCGGCGGATATGGCAGCCAGCTTCATTCTCGATGAACACACCACTGAACGGTTTAAGGACCAGACCACCTATGGGGAGGTCCTCTTCAAGCGGGCACAGCAGGACCTTGAGCGGATTGTGGCGGATGGGCTGCTGGACAACTACCCTGGCGTAGTGCTGGCGGAAGGTGTAAGCCCGGGCGTGAGGCCCTGTATTGCGTCAACAACGAAAGGCCCCAGCCCGTTAGAGGAGGTGCTGGGCCAGTGGTAA
- a CDS encoding phage virion morphogenesis protein, giving the protein MVKVEIEVKGMEAVMNVIGSMAQRGVKTRPLMRAAGNILLQSVARNFEEQGRPRWKPWSELTKAIYEGLAVARAQSTKAWQRAGERGRRSIEQRYVQRYVAGAKILQRSGDLKKSIEIGRIGDTYVEIGSSLPYARIHQLGGVVRPKRYRFLFVPTASGFLRLREARIPARPFLLVQDEDKRAIILATRDYLLEGKLP; this is encoded by the coding sequence GTGGTAAAGGTTGAGATTGAGGTAAAGGGCATGGAAGCAGTTATGAACGTAATAGGCAGCATGGCCCAGCGGGGAGTAAAGACCAGACCGCTGATGCGGGCAGCCGGAAACATCCTCCTTCAAAGCGTTGCCCGCAACTTTGAGGAACAGGGCCGCCCGAGGTGGAAACCGTGGAGCGAGCTCACCAAGGCAATTTACGAAGGGCTGGCGGTAGCAAGGGCCCAAAGCACCAAGGCTTGGCAGCGGGCTGGTGAAAGAGGACGCAGGTCCATTGAACAGCGTTACGTTCAGCGGTATGTGGCAGGAGCTAAAATCCTGCAACGCTCGGGCGACTTAAAGAAGAGCATCGAGATAGGCCGGATTGGCGATACCTACGTTGAAATCGGCTCCTCCCTGCCGTATGCCCGCATCCACCAGCTCGGCGGGGTGGTAAGGCCGAAGCGGTATCGCTTCCTTTTTGTCCCCACCGCCAGCGGGTTCTTGAGACTGCGCGAGGCCCGTATACCGGCACGGCCATTCTTGCTGGTCCAGGACGAGGATAAGCGGGCTATCATATTGGCCACCCGTGACTATTTACTTGAGGGGAAATTGCCATGA
- a CDS encoding phage tail sheath subtilisin-like domain-containing protein encodes MALEYIVPRVAVDESDVGPRPTPSVSLASIGIVGTFSKGPVNTPVTIGSLEQLIEVFGEYKPGLTGYLTARGALHQGANDLKVVRIGSPNLKAASLVLKDSTNGDSVLVEAVTPGTWGNDIKVAVASGTQTGTFKLVVTYGKVSETHDNLTLDNLSGVKSNLVKLSKATGATNIPANITATPLSGGNDGADTTDSDYIGTIDAQGNRTGLKAMEPVRVAIVVCAQQYSEQIHAALIAHCAAATIGQGLRMAVLNTAPGLTVDAATQVTTELDSMRAIMTYPWLEPLEEAGTYVAPDGYYAGRLAVLASQQSPSNKEIVGITGTERYFTDAEVKALTLARISPITLVPGRGYRIRNGLTLSSDPAWNQTNIRRQFDQLEMEIYDALQWAISEENTPELRMAVAAQIDAHLENKKRKGEIYDYKPTICDDTNNTPETIAARILNVKVRVRPVYASDYIDVAVQRLLTTA; translated from the coding sequence ATGGCGCTTGAGTACATCGTCCCCCGCGTGGCCGTGGACGAATCGGATGTAGGCCCTCGCCCTACTCCATCGGTGAGCCTTGCGTCCATCGGTATCGTGGGGACTTTTTCCAAGGGCCCAGTTAATACGCCGGTGACCATTGGAAGCCTGGAGCAACTGATTGAAGTCTTTGGTGAGTATAAGCCCGGGTTGACCGGGTATTTAACGGCCCGCGGAGCTTTACACCAAGGGGCAAATGACTTAAAAGTTGTGCGAATCGGCAGCCCCAACCTTAAGGCGGCCAGCCTGGTACTTAAAGACAGCACCAATGGCGACAGCGTACTGGTAGAGGCTGTCACGCCTGGAACTTGGGGCAACGACATTAAGGTGGCTGTAGCGAGCGGAACCCAGACCGGAACTTTTAAGCTCGTTGTGACTTACGGTAAAGTCTCTGAAACGCATGATAACCTTACTCTGGATAACCTGAGCGGTGTTAAGTCTAATCTGGTGAAACTGAGCAAGGCAACGGGAGCCACTAATATCCCGGCCAATATCACTGCCACTCCGCTTTCCGGTGGCAACGACGGTGCTGATACTACCGACAGCGATTACATTGGTACCATTGACGCCCAAGGTAACAGGACCGGGCTTAAGGCTATGGAGCCGGTTAGGGTGGCAATTGTGGTCTGCGCCCAGCAGTATTCAGAGCAGATTCATGCGGCGTTAATCGCCCACTGCGCGGCGGCTACTATCGGCCAGGGCTTGCGCATGGCGGTACTTAATACCGCTCCCGGGCTCACGGTTGATGCGGCCACCCAGGTAACTACAGAGCTGGACAGCATGAGGGCTATCATGACTTATCCGTGGCTGGAGCCGCTTGAAGAAGCTGGAACTTACGTTGCTCCGGATGGCTACTATGCCGGCAGGCTTGCGGTATTGGCTTCGCAGCAAAGCCCGAGCAACAAGGAAATCGTAGGCATTACGGGGACCGAGCGTTACTTTACCGACGCCGAGGTAAAGGCTCTTACTCTGGCCCGCATTTCTCCTATCACCTTGGTGCCCGGGCGGGGTTATCGCATTAGGAACGGCTTGACGCTCTCTTCTGACCCGGCATGGAATCAGACGAACATCAGGCGGCAATTCGACCAGCTTGAGATGGAGATTTATGATGCCCTCCAGTGGGCTATTTCGGAGGAGAACACTCCGGAGCTCAGGATGGCGGTAGCTGCCCAGATTGATGCCCACCTGGAGAACAAGAAGCGCAAGGGCGAGATTTACGACTATAAGCCAACAATCTGCGACGATACCAACAATACTCCTGAGACCATTGCGGCTCGCATACTGAACGTCAAGGTACGCGTGCGGCCAGTTTATGCTTCGGACTATATCGATGTGGCCGTACAGCGGCTCCTGACCACGGCGTAA
- a CDS encoding 4Fe-4S binding protein produces MLKIKNTCPGCGLCLPACPTGALKLENGKAVIAGECVECGLCVASCPVKALSIEQEAKPPETTKEVKKRG; encoded by the coding sequence ATGCTGAAGATTAAGAATACCTGCCCTGGCTGTGGGTTGTGCCTCCCGGCCTGCCCCACCGGGGCATTGAAGCTGGAGAACGGGAAAGCGGTGATAGCGGGTGAATGCGTAGAGTGCGGCTTATGCGTAGCTTCCTGCCCGGTCAAAGCTTTGAGTATTGAGCAGGAGGCTAAGCCACCCGAAACCACCAAGGAGGTGAAGAAGCGTGGCTAA
- a CDS encoding phage tail tape measure protein: protein MNTSFSVALILTAYNNMAGALRSAAAQVESLGRTIQNVKQQVSGGLFSDQWFNNAINNVKQAQETMEKWRSSGTADIAEGMAMIAPVEQVVRKASELEDVLQDIRANIYETTMPADQLNNLMQQVQEKALQLGAATRNSGAEAGQTMLTLIKGGMNLQTVLEGGAEAALYLAQAAKIPPEFSAEAIIKIGNAFKVAGKDMVGVADILSRIDAASTASVPSLLAGMTYVSGTAAQLGLTVKETAAALAVLNNRGMEGSIAGTSLNQMLLRLTPASKEAAKALEKIGINFQRDFFDASGKAKPLLDIINVLRKHLQGLPENVKMDILTNIFGVEGARAAIALIQEGEGSIEDINRQYEKAIPLMERIRMMQETFAAKFENMMGSVENFMSAAGTPFMNAIKGYIDRITDILNVLTDWIKANPQVAKGIAQVLVALGGFRILTGMGKIFASFFFSPLLSFAKTSLVVGRSLKGFWDAFNYFRQGAGIFRALWGAIAFGHPTLTRIGLLVSRLGNAFITAGRFAGQLGLSIIRATAQGLATFGRWALQGITIAGRFGLTLLRLAAQALIAAARMAMAWLIGLGPVGWIILGVTAIIAGAIAAWKTNFLGFRDWLIRVWQTIRESAGKAWDGIRDAAAAAMEWLSSLPGKALEWGRNLINSFAEGIRQRIAAIPEALKGAAEKIKAWLGFSSPTEEGPGRYADRWAPNFIRMYASGLMAGAGQIAAAMNYITRSFAAPLLSPTLAVAAAGAAATVRPMLTPAGGTVGPGVFNASERVNFSVTIQNITIEGSGKPDYDARRLAERLGPELERWFEMRAKYKKSRGPRGV, encoded by the coding sequence GTGAATACGAGCTTTAGTGTTGCTCTAATCCTGACTGCCTATAATAACATGGCCGGAGCATTAAGGTCTGCTGCGGCGCAGGTGGAAAGCCTGGGCAGGACCATCCAGAATGTAAAGCAGCAGGTCTCCGGAGGGCTATTTTCTGACCAGTGGTTTAACAATGCTATCAACAACGTAAAGCAGGCCCAGGAAACTATGGAGAAGTGGCGCAGCTCTGGCACGGCGGACATAGCCGAAGGCATGGCTATGATTGCCCCGGTGGAGCAAGTAGTGAGGAAAGCCAGTGAACTGGAGGATGTACTGCAGGACATAAGGGCAAATATTTACGAAACCACCATGCCGGCAGACCAACTGAATAATCTCATGCAGCAGGTGCAAGAGAAAGCATTGCAGCTCGGAGCAGCAACCCGCAACAGTGGCGCGGAAGCGGGGCAGACGATGCTCACCCTGATAAAAGGTGGCATGAACCTACAAACGGTCCTGGAGGGCGGGGCTGAGGCGGCTCTGTATCTCGCGCAAGCGGCTAAAATACCGCCAGAGTTTTCGGCTGAGGCGATAATCAAAATCGGGAACGCCTTTAAAGTCGCCGGCAAGGATATGGTTGGTGTTGCCGACATCCTGAGCCGCATTGACGCAGCCTCCACTGCTTCCGTACCTTCGCTCCTGGCCGGCATGACGTATGTATCCGGCACGGCGGCCCAGCTCGGGCTAACCGTAAAGGAAACGGCAGCTGCCCTAGCGGTGCTCAATAACCGGGGTATGGAAGGAAGTATCGCAGGTACGAGCCTTAACCAGATGCTGTTGAGGCTTACGCCAGCTTCAAAAGAGGCAGCCAAAGCTCTTGAAAAGATAGGCATAAACTTTCAGCGTGATTTCTTTGATGCCAGCGGAAAGGCCAAACCACTGCTGGACATTATCAATGTTTTACGCAAGCATCTGCAAGGGCTACCGGAGAACGTCAAGATGGATATTTTGACGAATATCTTTGGCGTTGAAGGGGCCCGCGCTGCCATTGCGCTTATCCAGGAAGGCGAAGGTAGCATAGAGGACATTAACCGCCAATACGAAAAGGCCATCCCGCTCATGGAGCGCATCAGAATGATGCAGGAAACCTTCGCGGCCAAATTCGAGAACATGATGGGCAGCGTGGAAAACTTCATGTCGGCAGCGGGCACGCCCTTCATGAATGCGATAAAGGGCTATATTGACCGGATAACCGACATTCTAAATGTCTTAACCGACTGGATTAAAGCCAACCCACAAGTGGCTAAAGGCATAGCCCAGGTTCTCGTCGCTTTGGGCGGCTTCAGAATTTTAACGGGCATGGGAAAGATATTCGCCAGCTTCTTCTTCAGCCCGTTGCTTAGCTTTGCCAAAACAAGCCTGGTAGTAGGCCGCAGCCTGAAAGGCTTCTGGGATGCTTTCAACTACTTCCGTCAAGGAGCGGGTATCTTTCGGGCCTTGTGGGGTGCGATTGCATTCGGGCATCCTACGCTAACGAGGATTGGCTTGCTGGTAAGTAGACTTGGTAACGCCTTCATCACCGCCGGCAGGTTTGCAGGACAGTTGGGACTGAGCATAATCCGGGCCACAGCCCAAGGATTGGCCACATTTGGCCGCTGGGCTTTACAGGGAATAACGATAGCCGGGCGTTTTGGGCTTACGCTGCTACGGCTTGCAGCCCAGGCTCTAATTGCTGCGGCCCGCATGGCAATGGCCTGGTTGATTGGCCTTGGTCCCGTGGGGTGGATTATTCTTGGCGTCACAGCCATTATCGCTGGGGCTATAGCGGCGTGGAAGACCAACTTCCTGGGCTTCCGTGATTGGCTGATTAGGGTCTGGCAGACTATTCGCGAAAGCGCAGGCAAAGCCTGGGATGGTATCAGAGATGCTGCTGCTGCCGCAATGGAATGGCTGAGCTCGCTGCCGGGCAAGGCCCTCGAATGGGGACGCAATCTTATCAATAGCTTTGCGGAAGGAATAAGGCAGCGCATTGCCGCTATTCCCGAGGCTCTCAAAGGAGCAGCAGAAAAAATCAAGGCGTGGCTCGGGTTCTCTTCGCCAACCGAAGAAGGCCCTGGCCGCTACGCAGACCGCTGGGCACCTAACTTTATCAGGATGTATGCTTCTGGCCTCATGGCCGGGGCTGGGCAGATAGCGGCAGCAATGAACTATATCACTCGGTCTTTCGCCGCTCCCCTGCTCTCTCCCACCCTGGCAGTGGCTGCGGCTGGGGCTGCGGCTACGGTGAGGCCGATGCTTACGCCGGCAGGCGGAACGGTTGGCCCAGGGGTGTTCAATGCGTCCGAGCGGGTTAATTTTAGTGTGACCATACAGAACATCACCATCGAAGGCAGCGGTAAACCCGACTACGATGCAAGAAGACTGGCCGAGCGGCTGGGACCTGAGCTGGAGCGCTGGTTTGAGATGCGGGCCAAATACAAGAAGAGCCGTGGTCCGCGTGGAGTGTGA
- a CDS encoding LysM peptidoglycan-binding domain-containing protein, whose product MKVALGDVVFPLAPRRELPFSNPRRVAVIAIPGAPPVYQDMGEEETVISWEGALVGDNAYKTAIRIESMKDAGKPVQLFISEYPELCKQVIIRNFPWKLVRHGLVEYSIELLAVMPPPKVAPPVQEQTGGIGSGTQTSGAKSQGSSKEYIVKPGDTLWAIAQQYLGSGPRWREIAEANNIVDPRKLRVGQRLVIPA is encoded by the coding sequence ATGAAAGTGGCATTAGGCGATGTAGTGTTCCCCCTTGCTCCCCGCCGGGAACTTCCTTTTTCTAACCCCAGGCGGGTTGCTGTTATCGCTATTCCTGGCGCACCTCCTGTTTATCAGGATATGGGCGAAGAGGAAACGGTCATCAGTTGGGAAGGGGCCCTGGTAGGCGACAACGCATATAAGACGGCGATAAGGATTGAAAGCATGAAAGATGCCGGGAAGCCAGTTCAGCTTTTCATAAGCGAGTACCCGGAGCTATGCAAACAGGTTATAATTCGCAACTTTCCCTGGAAGCTCGTGAGGCATGGATTAGTGGAATACAGCATTGAGCTGCTGGCAGTAATGCCTCCCCCGAAAGTAGCCCCGCCTGTGCAGGAGCAAACCGGGGGAATTGGGAGTGGGACACAGACAAGCGGGGCCAAAAGCCAGGGCAGTAGCAAGGAGTATATCGTCAAGCCCGGTGATACCCTGTGGGCAATCGCCCAGCAGTATCTTGGGAGTGGGCCAAGGTGGAGGGAAATAGCCGAGGCAAATAACATAGTTGACCCGCGCAAGCTACGGGTTGGCCAAAGGCTGGTGATTCCGGCGTGA
- a CDS encoding phage late control D family protein: MIPRAYITIDGVPVRWSDIISLTWESTLYLAADSLEVELCNRELLSDWLRKNQEIKLYLGYVKDAQNWSAKELRFCFAGKIDGVKPRFAGEGETVTLMCRDFSRDLIDTEYSIAYAERTASQIAEMLAQKHGLVPQVTPTTDILERDIFHDTTEWEMLQELAEREGYVCYVKKEKKLVFAPRAEEAEIVGRYVWKKNVVSADFDDSSVGVYNKVTVRHWTKKQRIEASAQDDFLIQQMGRIVERIIYDSQIKSYAQAKEKAEKRLKELSRQVITGELTVVGDPALEAEKRVILEGFGRFSGTYYINRAIHRFGASGYTVDLSVTNIRPQDAQQYRQDLYNYQEKKM; encoded by the coding sequence GTGATACCGAGAGCCTACATCACCATTGACGGCGTGCCGGTGCGCTGGAGCGACATCATCAGCCTGACCTGGGAAAGCACTCTTTACCTCGCAGCTGACTCGTTAGAGGTGGAGCTTTGCAACCGGGAATTGCTCTCTGATTGGCTGCGCAAAAATCAAGAGATAAAACTATACCTCGGCTACGTTAAAGACGCCCAAAACTGGAGCGCGAAGGAACTGCGCTTTTGCTTTGCAGGAAAAATAGACGGGGTTAAGCCCCGCTTTGCCGGCGAGGGCGAAACTGTAACCCTCATGTGCCGGGACTTTAGCCGTGACTTGATTGATACCGAGTACAGCATAGCTTATGCAGAACGTACCGCGTCGCAAATTGCGGAAATGCTGGCTCAAAAACACGGCCTGGTCCCGCAAGTGACCCCGACCACCGACATCCTGGAGAGGGATATTTTCCACGACACTACCGAGTGGGAAATGCTCCAGGAGCTCGCCGAGCGTGAGGGATATGTCTGCTATGTCAAGAAGGAGAAAAAACTGGTCTTCGCTCCTCGGGCCGAAGAAGCAGAGATAGTGGGCCGCTACGTCTGGAAGAAGAACGTGGTAAGTGCTGATTTCGACGACTCCAGCGTGGGGGTTTACAACAAGGTTACCGTGCGGCACTGGACCAAGAAGCAGCGAATAGAAGCATCAGCCCAGGACGACTTCCTTATTCAACAAATGGGCCGGATAGTTGAACGCATTATCTACGATTCGCAGATTAAAAGCTACGCCCAGGCGAAAGAAAAGGCCGAGAAGCGGCTGAAGGAGCTATCCCGTCAGGTAATTACCGGCGAGCTGACTGTGGTCGGCGACCCTGCGCTGGAGGCAGAAAAGCGGGTTATCCTGGAAGGTTTTGGTAGGTTTTCGGGAACCTACTACATTAACCGGGCAATTCACCGTTTTGGCGCGAGCGGCTATACCGTAGACCTTTCCGTGACCAATATAAGGCCGCAGGATGCACAGCAGTATCGCCAGGACCTTTACAACTACCAGGAAAAGAAAATGTAG
- a CDS encoding GPW/gp25 family protein — translation MSIYGRDLTGEAVKGDYELTDGLDNLKAAILRRLETPKGALFAHPDYGNPAWDLLSEEMDEDWAVRVVAAIRECLEQEPRVQRVDVSYELYPETRTARFYIYFVPIESQVAENLIWEVTTGAA, via the coding sequence TTGAGCATTTATGGCAGAGATTTAACCGGCGAGGCGGTCAAAGGAGACTATGAGCTAACCGATGGTCTTGATAATCTCAAGGCCGCTATCTTACGCCGGTTGGAAACACCCAAGGGGGCGCTTTTTGCTCATCCTGACTACGGAAACCCGGCCTGGGACCTGCTTTCGGAGGAAATGGACGAGGATTGGGCCGTGCGGGTAGTAGCAGCGATAAGGGAATGTTTGGAGCAAGAGCCAAGGGTGCAGCGGGTTGATGTATCTTACGAACTTTACCCCGAGACGAGAACAGCCAGGTTTTATATCTACTTCGTGCCCATCGAAAGCCAGGTGGCCGAAAACCTTATCTGGGAGGTGACGACCGGTGCCGCTTAA